The genomic interval CCATTTATCTCATCGTCAGTCTCATGGAGCAGGAACCGGTCGTGAGGGCATTCTCGATCAGGGAGGGAAAGATTGCGGAGGTTGCACTAAGCGTTAAAGGGGAAGAGTGATCCCGGGTCTTCAGTGCTTATCTCTTTCCCGTATCTCGACCCTCCGTATTTTTCCGCTTATCGTTTTCGGGAGTTCCGGGACGAATTCGATCACCCTGGGGTATTTGTAAGGAGCGGTCACTTTCTTCACATGCTCCTGCAGCTCCTTTATGAGATCTTCACCTGCTGCATACCCCTTGGTCAAAACCACCGTTGCCTTGACGATCTGCCCCCTGTCAGGGTCCGTTACACCCGTTACAGCGCATTCGAGGACGGTGGGGTGTTCGAGTAAGGCGCTTTCGACTTCGAAAGGCCCGATCCTGTACCCGGAACTCTTTATGACGTCGTCGGCCCTGCCGACGAACCAGTAGTAGCCGTCTTCATCCCGCCATGCCATATCCCCGGTGAAGTATATTCCGTTATGCCATACCTCTCGGGTGAGCTGCTCATCGCGATAGTATCCTCCATACATCCCGACCGGCTTTCTCTTGTCGGTTCGGAGGACTATCTGGCCCTCTTCACCTGCCTCGCACGGATTGCCGCTTTCGTCGATCAAATCTATGTCATAACCAGGAGATGGCCTGCCCATCGAGCCCGGTTTCGGCTCCGTCCAGGGAAACGTGCCGATCGCAACGGTCATCTCGGTCTGGCCGTAGCCCTCCCTGAGCTTGATTCCCGTTGCCTTGAGAAACTGGCTGTAGACCTCAGGATTGAGAGGTTCACCGGCGACAACGCAATGCTCCAATTTTTGGAGACGGTATATCGAGAGGTCTTCCTTAATGATGAACCGGTAAACCGTGGGAGGAGCGCAAAACGAAGTTACTTCGTACTTTACGAGTGCATCGAGGATGTTCTTGGCGCTGAACTTGTCAAAGTCGTAGACGAATACCGCTGTGCCGCAGATCCACTGTCCATAGAGCTTGCCCCATGCCGCCTTTGCCCAACCGGTGTCGGCAACGGTGAAGTGGAGGCCGTCTTCCCGCACGTTCTGCCAGTATTTTGCGGTAAGGATGTGCCCCAGGGGGTAGGTAAAATCATGCCGGACCATCTTCGGCATTCCCGTCGTGCCGGAAGTGAAATAGAGGAGGGAGATGTCGTCATTGCTTGCAGCATCGCTTCCGGCAGGTCTCACGAACGTTTCGGAGGCCTTTTCGATTCCTTCATCAAAGTCGAGCCATCCTTCGCGGCTGCCACCGACAAGGACCTTCTTCCGGAGGGACGGGGACTGCTTCTCCGATTCTTCCACATGTTCTATCACTTCAGGTTCCGCTACTGAGACGATCATTGTGACATCCGCCGCGTTATTCCTGTAGGTGATGTCCTTTGTCGTGAGGAGATGCGTCGCCGGTATGCCGATGGCGCCGAGTTTGTGAAGCGCGAGGAGGCAAAACCAGAATTCGTAACGCCTCTTCAGAATGAGCATGACGGGATCGCCCTTTCGAACTCCGCAGTCCCTGAAAAAATTCGCGGCCCTGTCGCTGAAGCCTTTCAATTGTCCGAAGGTGAAGATCGCCTCACCTCCCTTATCATCACACCATACCAGGGCGGTCTTGTGAGGCGAGAGGCGGGCGGTTTCGTCAACAACGTCATAGGAAAAATTAAAAT from Thermodesulfovibrionales bacterium carries:
- a CDS encoding AMP-binding protein codes for the protein MTREDFGSYEDFLGNFAVNVPEDFNFSYDVVDETARLSPHKTALVWCDDKGGEAIFTFGQLKGFSDRAANFFRDCGVRKGDPVMLILKRRYEFWFCLLALHKLGAIGIPATHLLTTKDITYRNNAADVTMIVSVAEPEVIEHVEESEKQSPSLRKKVLVGGSREGWLDFDEGIEKASETFVRPAGSDAASNDDISLLYFTSGTTGMPKMVRHDFTYPLGHILTAKYWQNVREDGLHFTVADTGWAKAAWGKLYGQWICGTAVFVYDFDKFSAKNILDALVKYEVTSFCAPPTVYRFIIKEDLSIYRLQKLEHCVVAGEPLNPEVYSQFLKATGIKLREGYGQTEMTVAIGTFPWTEPKPGSMGRPSPGYDIDLIDESGNPCEAGEEGQIVLRTDKRKPVGMYGGYYRDEQLTREVWHNGIYFTGDMAWRDEDGYYWFVGRADDVIKSSGYRIGPFEVESALLEHPTVLECAVTGVTDPDRGQIVKATVVLTKGYAAGEDLIKELQEHVKKVTAPYKYPRVIEFVPELPKTISGKIRRVEIRERDKH